In the genome of Carassius carassius chromosome 47, fCarCar2.1, whole genome shotgun sequence, one region contains:
- the LOC132130108 gene encoding putative inhibitor of apoptosis isoform X2, translating to MEIIQNSAFLRSLCRSSGPADLQYDNSSELFRISTYAKFPTTAPVTERSLARAGFYYTGVGDCVQCFRCNMTADNWKSGDCPAERHKQLSPNCSFIQSLPATANLLSSSHSAFSPLRNVAILQLSTPGSAGALTTAASVSGQTEEQVGYLNMGFSNLAPSSPISSRVVEDMSHQRPPACHNPTMRREQERLDTFQNWSLATVSPAELAKSGFYYLGQADRVACFSCGGQLNNWEPGDRAVSEHLRHYPNCRFVRGDRADNVPLSGCGLSNVSNSAMQQCEERLLTFVNWPSRIPVRPDQLAKAGFYYVGRNDDVKCFCCDGGLRCWESGDDPWVEHAKWFPRCEYLLQEKGQEFVHQIQARFPRLFEQLLNNGDSNSREFVDPPDGFTFLKKHHAALTQRLKSVQSLMDHLLEENVISQKEYDTIRNCTSVKQQTGQLIDLVLSKGNAAAEVFRNWIKKNDVYLLRELMAQTNEAASPSQDLSDLPMEEQLRRLQEERTCKVCMDKEVNIVFIPCGHLVVCKECAPSLRKCPICRGLVKGTVRTFLS from the exons AtggaaattatacaaaatagTGCATTCCTGAGGAGTTTGTGTCGCAGTAGTGGCCCTGCAGATTTACAGTATGATAATTCATCTGAACTCTTTCGTATATCCACGTATGCTAAATTCCCCACCACTGCTCCAGTGACGGAGCGAAGTCTCGCTCGAGCGGGCTTTTATTACACTGGAGTGGGCGACTGTGTCCAGTGTTTCCGCTGCAATATGACGGCTGACAACTGGAAGTCTGGCGACTGCCCTGCTGAGCGCCACAAACAGCTGTCTCCCAACTGCAGCTTCATCCAGAGTTTACCTGCCACCGCAAACCTCCTGTCATCCTCCCACTCAGCCTTTTCCCCACTTCGGAACGTAGCCATCCTGCAGCTGTCCACCCCCGGATCCGCTGGAGCATTGACCACTGCGGCATCTGTTTCTGGCCAAACAGAGGAGCAGGTGGGTTACCTAAACATGGGTTTCAGCAACCTGGCACCTTCCAGTCCCATTTCTTCACGTGTAGTGGAGGATATGTCTCACCAGCGACCACCGGCTTGTCATAATCCCACTATGCGTCGGGAACAGGAGCGCCTTGACACATTTCAGAACTGGAGTCTTGCTACAGTATCTCCAGCTGAGCTCGCCAAATCTGGTTTCTATTACCTTGGCCAGGCCGACAGGGTGGCTTGCTTCAGTTGTGGCGGCCAGCTTAACAACTGGGAACCAGGAGACCGTGCGGTATCTGAGCACCTGAGGCATTACCCCAACTGCCGTTTTGTTCGAGGCGACCGTGCAGATAATGTACCGTTATCTGGTTGCGGCCTTTCCAATGTATCCAACTCGGCAATGCAACAGTGTGAAGAAAGGCTGCTTACGTTTGTCAATTGGCCCTCAAGAATACCTGTGCGACCAGACCAATTGGCTAAAGCTGGTTTTTACTATGTTG GTCGTAACGATGATGTGAAGTGCTTTTGTTGTGATGGTGGACTCAGATGTTGGGAATCTGGTGATGATCCATGGGTTGAACATGCTAAGTGGTttccaag ATGTGAATACCTGTTGCAAGAAAAGGGCCAAGAATTTGTTCATCAGATTCAAGCAAGATTCCCAAGACTATTTGAACAG CTTTTAAATAATGGAGACAGCAATTCAAGAGAATTTGTTGATCCACCTG atggtTTTACTTTCCTTAAGAAACATCATGCTGCCTTGACACAGCGTCTAAAAAGCGTCCAGAGTTTAATGGATCATCTTCTAGAGGAGAACGTCATCTCACAGAAAGAGTATGACACTATTCGTAACTGCACTTCAGTCAAGCAGCAGACAGGGCAGCTCATTGATTTAGTACTGTCGAAAGGAAACGCTGCAGCAGAGGTTTTCCGCAACTGGATCAAGAAGAATGACGTGTACCTGCTGAGAGAACTGATGG CCCAGACAAATGAAGCTGCATCACCGAGTCAAGATCTTTCAG ACTTGCCTATGGAAGAACAGTTGAGAAGACTTCAAGAAGAGCGCACATGCAAAGTGTGCATGGACAAGGAGGTCAATATTGTCTTTATCCCCTGTGGTCACCTAGTGGTATGCAAAGAGTGTGCACCTTCTTTACGCAAGTGCCCCATATGTAGAGGACTGGTCAAAGGCACTGTCCGTACTTTCCTATCATAA
- the LOC132130108 gene encoding baculoviral IAP repeat-containing protein 2-like isoform X1 — protein MEIIQNSAFLRSLCRSSGPADLQYDNSSELFRISTYAKFPTTAPVTERSLARAGFYYTGVGDCVQCFRCNMTADNWKSGDCPAERHKQLSPNCSFIQSLPATANLLSSSHSAFSPLRNVAILQLSTPGSAGALTTAASVSGQTEEQVGYLNMGFSNLAPSSPISSRVVEDMSHQRPPACHNPTMRREQERLDTFQNWSLATVSPAELAKSGFYYLGQADRVACFSCGGQLNNWEPGDRAVSEHLRHYPNCRFVRGDRADNVPLSGCGLSNVSNSAMQQCEERLLTFVNWPSRIPVRPDQLAKAGFYYVGRNDDVKCFCCDGGLRCWESGDDPWVEHAKWFPRCEYLLQEKGQEFVHQIQARFPRLFEQLLNNGDSNSREFVDPPVVHLGPGEDRSEDAVMMNNPVVKSALEMGFERSLVKQTVQSKILTSGENYKTVQELVSDLLSAEDEKREEERELLAEEMASDGFTFLKKHHAALTQRLKSVQSLMDHLLEENVISQKEYDTIRNCTSVKQQTGQLIDLVLSKGNAAAEVFRNWIKKNDVYLLRELMAQTNEAASPSQDLSDLPMEEQLRRLQEERTCKVCMDKEVNIVFIPCGHLVVCKECAPSLRKCPICRGLVKGTVRTFLS, from the exons AtggaaattatacaaaatagTGCATTCCTGAGGAGTTTGTGTCGCAGTAGTGGCCCTGCAGATTTACAGTATGATAATTCATCTGAACTCTTTCGTATATCCACGTATGCTAAATTCCCCACCACTGCTCCAGTGACGGAGCGAAGTCTCGCTCGAGCGGGCTTTTATTACACTGGAGTGGGCGACTGTGTCCAGTGTTTCCGCTGCAATATGACGGCTGACAACTGGAAGTCTGGCGACTGCCCTGCTGAGCGCCACAAACAGCTGTCTCCCAACTGCAGCTTCATCCAGAGTTTACCTGCCACCGCAAACCTCCTGTCATCCTCCCACTCAGCCTTTTCCCCACTTCGGAACGTAGCCATCCTGCAGCTGTCCACCCCCGGATCCGCTGGAGCATTGACCACTGCGGCATCTGTTTCTGGCCAAACAGAGGAGCAGGTGGGTTACCTAAACATGGGTTTCAGCAACCTGGCACCTTCCAGTCCCATTTCTTCACGTGTAGTGGAGGATATGTCTCACCAGCGACCACCGGCTTGTCATAATCCCACTATGCGTCGGGAACAGGAGCGCCTTGACACATTTCAGAACTGGAGTCTTGCTACAGTATCTCCAGCTGAGCTCGCCAAATCTGGTTTCTATTACCTTGGCCAGGCCGACAGGGTGGCTTGCTTCAGTTGTGGCGGCCAGCTTAACAACTGGGAACCAGGAGACCGTGCGGTATCTGAGCACCTGAGGCATTACCCCAACTGCCGTTTTGTTCGAGGCGACCGTGCAGATAATGTACCGTTATCTGGTTGCGGCCTTTCCAATGTATCCAACTCGGCAATGCAACAGTGTGAAGAAAGGCTGCTTACGTTTGTCAATTGGCCCTCAAGAATACCTGTGCGACCAGACCAATTGGCTAAAGCTGGTTTTTACTATGTTG GTCGTAACGATGATGTGAAGTGCTTTTGTTGTGATGGTGGACTCAGATGTTGGGAATCTGGTGATGATCCATGGGTTGAACATGCTAAGTGGTttccaag ATGTGAATACCTGTTGCAAGAAAAGGGCCAAGAATTTGTTCATCAGATTCAAGCAAGATTCCCAAGACTATTTGAACAG CTTTTAAATAATGGAGACAGCAATTCAAGAGAATTTGTTGATCCACCTG TAGTACACCTGGGTCCTGGAGAAGACCGTTCAGAAGATGCAGTGATGATGAACAATCCCGTGGTGAAGTCAGCGTTAGAGATGGGATTTGAGCGTAGCCTGGTGAAGCAAACAGTCCAGAGCAAAATTCTTACAAGTGGAGAGAATTACAAAACCGTTCAAGAATTGGTGTCTGATTTACTAAGTGCAGAAGATGAGAAGAGAGAGGAGGAGCGAGAGCTTCTTGCTGAGGAGATGGCCTCAG atggtTTTACTTTCCTTAAGAAACATCATGCTGCCTTGACACAGCGTCTAAAAAGCGTCCAGAGTTTAATGGATCATCTTCTAGAGGAGAACGTCATCTCACAGAAAGAGTATGACACTATTCGTAACTGCACTTCAGTCAAGCAGCAGACAGGGCAGCTCATTGATTTAGTACTGTCGAAAGGAAACGCTGCAGCAGAGGTTTTCCGCAACTGGATCAAGAAGAATGACGTGTACCTGCTGAGAGAACTGATGG CCCAGACAAATGAAGCTGCATCACCGAGTCAAGATCTTTCAG ACTTGCCTATGGAAGAACAGTTGAGAAGACTTCAAGAAGAGCGCACATGCAAAGTGTGCATGGACAAGGAGGTCAATATTGTCTTTATCCCCTGTGGTCACCTAGTGGTATGCAAAGAGTGTGCACCTTCTTTACGCAAGTGCCCCATATGTAGAGGACTGGTCAAAGGCACTGTCCGTACTTTCCTATCATAA
- the LOC132130410 gene encoding DNA damage-induced apoptosis suppressor protein-like — protein sequence MSNTRALVSCTVLSLQDSCFLYPCCKGCLSRLIQERKRAVCGRCGFTCDLQNVDYRYRLSFNVSRNQDIFGVTVFGGCLNPFFGITAGGLQRCIDLEKTEGTHTVQQLLVKAVEDCFIGKCVIFGLKVPHNVAKTSSLSGQLVACQIISPCESLMGCTVIGYFKNLLWANSHFANSICPSQQKDSQSTQRNELSSFDYTPPSCAKLDSQHSSEGFTLSSAWQSPGLCFPPEELSNDLLKQSRDCNHNILSPKTEETRTCKSTSQSNTSQLKHVNCIQDELKNETQNSHRKYFSSSCDMFESSAHFNSSTACDSINPLVTLFCGNNTDIITSEYLVRAKTREECDTALCEKSLYSHSGQNICFDFEDAPLSESLQDFVSVEPQISEIIDTKGCILGKSDLMMQVQNRCSLTENSVVTSISKTLQMHLSSEKWPSPMCSVNNISWKGNNENDCPENLATKLNNAEISKTVLCINNSSKKMIPFSPDIMCAFNRSRNDRLSFSNKNEIPLKRKKLTRSRPSVAFCSVNNEMGKYFMHCAQSEVHFVNCKVKQERIVFDNHEEKYNCSVDLFASGQSSMDMNLSVVTDVSEVNEARNVNTSEPGGSGSLLFSPCLQSTPVSHYDNSCGQKTRRSQNCVGSLCSGKIKCKFKRKIMDQRLSDKRKKVDHLPIVESAGSFSGKSDMQDASCNLSINEWSKDLFENSF from the exons ATGAGCAACACACGGGCTCTGGTGAGTTGCACAGTACTTTCTCTGCAAGACTCTTGTTTTTTATATCCATGCTGCAAAGGCTGTCTATCCAGATTAATTCAGGAAAGAAAAAG GGCTGTATGTGGAAGATGTGGATTCACTTGTGACTTACAAAATGTGGACTACAGATACAGACTGTCGTTTAACGTGTCCAGAAACCAAGATATATTTGGTGTGACAGTATTCGGGGGATGTTTAAATCCCTTCTTTGGCATTACTGCCGGTGGCCTTCAAAG ATGTATCGATTTGGAGAAAACTGAAGGCACGCATACTGTTCAACAACTTCTTGTTAAAGCTGTGGAAGACTGCTTTATaggaaaatgtgtcatttttggaTTGAAG GTTCCTCATAATGTTGCCAAAACGTCTTCGCTGTCTGGACAGTTAGTGGCCTGTCAGATCATTTCTCCATGCGAGTCTTTGATGGGATGTACTGTAATTGGTTATTTTAAAAACCTCCTGTGGGCAAATTCTCATTTTGCCAACAGTATCTGTCCATCACAACAGAAAGACTCACAAAGTACACAAAGAAATGAGCTCAGCAGTTTTGATTATACTCCTCCTTCATGTGCAAAGTTGGATTCTCAACACAGCAGTGAAGGATTCACACTCTCAAGTGCATGGCAGTCACCTGGGTTATGCTTCCCCCCAGAAGAATTAAGTAATGACTTGTTAAAGCAGTCCAGAGACTGTAATCATAATATTCTTTCACCAAAGACTGAAGAGACAAGAACATGTAAAAGCACTAGCCAAAGCAACACCAGtcagttaaagcatgttaacTGTATACAGGATGAACTGAAGAATGAAACACAGAACAGtcacagaaaatatttttccTCAAGTTGTgacatgtttgaatcatcagcaCATTTTAACAGCTCTACTGCATGTGACAGTATAAATCCACTGGTCACGTTGTTCTGTGGAAATAATACTGACATAATTACATCCGAATACCTTGTAAGAGCTAAAACCAGAGAAGAATGTGATACAGCTTTATGTGAGAAGTCACTTTACAGTCATTCtggtcaaaatatatgttttgatTTCGAGGACGCACCTTTATCTGAAAGTTTACAAGATTTTGTCAGCGTTGAGCCTCAGATATCGGAGATAATTGACACAAAGGGGTGCATTTTAGGTAAAAGTGATCTAATGATGCAAGTGCAAAACAGATGCTCTCTGACTGAAAATTCAGTGGTCACAAGCATCTCAAAAACTCTTCAAATGCATCTTTCTAGTGAAAAATGGCCCTCACCAATGTGCAGTGTGAACAACATAAGCTGGAAAGGGAACAATGAAAATGACTGTCCGGAAAATCTTGCAACTAAGTTGAACAATGCTGAGATAAGTAAGACTGTTTTGTGCATTAACAATTCTTCAAAAAAGATGATTCCTTTCAGTCCTGACATTATGTGTGCATTCAATCGCTCTAGAAACGACAGGTTGTCTTTTTCGAACAAAAACGAAAtccctttaaaaagaaaaaaattaactaGGAGCAGACCCTCTGTAGCTTTTTGTTCAGTAAACAATGAAATGGGGAAATATTTCATGCACTGTGCTCAAAGTGAGGTCCATTTTGTAAATTGCAAAGTCAAGCAGGAACGTATTGTGTTTGATAACCATGAGGAGAAGTACAATTGTTCTGTAGACTTGTTTGCTTCTGGTCAGAGCAGTATGGACATGAACCTTTCGGTTGTGACGGATGTTTCCGAAGTCAATGAAGCTAGGAATGTCAACACATCAGAGCCTGGAGGTTCAGGCTCTCTGCTTTTTTCACCATGTTTGCAATCCACCCCAGTTTCTCATTATGATAACTCATGTGGACAGAAAACCAGGCGAAGTCAAAACTGTGTAGGCTCACTGTGCTCTGGAAAAATTAAGTGCAAGTTTAAAAGAAAGATAATGGATCAGAGGTTAAGTGATAAAAGAAAAAAGGTGGATCATTTGCCGATTGTTGAGTCTGCTGGGAGTTTCTCAGGCAAGTCTGACATGCAGGATGCAAGTTGCAATTTATCTATAAACGAGTGGTCCAAAGATCTTTTTGAAAAttcattttga